The genomic stretch GGTCTAATCCTAATTACTAACACTAAGGAGGAAAACCCTGCACGGGAGTTAGGAGCCTGTAGTGTCTGTCACATTTGGAGCTTATTTTGGACCAAATTATGTTAGCCTGCAAATTTAAGTTGGCGAACATGAATGTTAGTTAGGAATTTAATGATGCAAAGGAGgtaaaatttcaaaactttgtGCCCCACGTTGAGGATATTCTAAAGAAATAGGGGAAAGCACTCGCTTTGATTGTCAAAACTTACAATATATCATTAGCTAGTgccttgaaaatttttttttgcaacttgGATCATTAATTTGCGAGATGATATCAAATCTTTTACACAAATAATCATCAAAGTTTACAGTGATTTGTTGGACTTCTACTCATGGTATGGCATTAATCATACAAGCAGGTTTTACTTTAGGTACACAAACAAGTTTTACTTTTCTTATGCAAACATAAGgttataatttttctttatcttatctaatcatttttttggtatctttaatattatatacacacatgcatacatatatatttatatatatataatttttgtatttttatattttttaaatagttaaaaataaaaatttgtggGGTTTGCATCCCACGCCCTGGGGTTTTTGCCCCGTCTGAGCGGACGCAGAGCACCCTATCCAATGTTTTCGCCTTTTAAAACACTGATTTGTGTTTATGTTGACAACCTACAACGTCTTCCATATCAGCTACAGCCACATGAGTAGTAAGCATGCAGACAACATCACcgatattttgcaaaatgagTTTAACACATCCTAGACAAGCTTTTTCCTTTGGGGGAAAAGCAAGAGGAAGATGCTACTTAATAACGAACAAAACATCATTTTCCTTGCATGATTTGAAACTTCAAATTTATAAGCAAAGAGTTGCCTGATCATATTTACTCCCATTGGTTGGTGCACAAAGCCCTACTGCAAGGAGGAAAAGGATAtaatgtgtttggatagcagattatttaggataattttttgaaaaaaataatatagtacttttgatatgatgtatttgaaattaaaaaaaaagtgattgaaaaatatgttgataatataagcaaataaattttgacaaataatgtGTTGACGTGGTTTTTCGGCTACAAAGTCAATTATTCAAAGGCTTTCTGTTTATATAGAAAGTAGTCAAGTGTCATCATTTTATTCATTGCGGTTTTTCGGGTGAAGAAGTTTTGCTATTGCCTAATTATTTCCCATCCAAATTTTTGTATTCAAGTGAAGATAAGCTTCCAAAATTAAGTACGAATTATAGAAACGACAAGAGTTTCCATCTTCCATCTTTTGATGTAAAAAAGTCTTCCTGGTCCACACAATGTTTTGTTCTTTAAAGCAATTTTCCAAGAATGCTGTTGTGATGGAATTTTAGTGGGTCTTCACAATTCTATTTGAGGTAATGAAATTCAGAAGCCAATTAATGAAGCTTGCACTTGGAAGATTTAACTTAATTGGTGTATCTTTTTCTATGAGAAATTTACAATTGCTCTCCTTTTCTCTCTATCCTTCCTCTTCTCTAACTTCTTCCTACTTCTTTTTCTGCTCTCAAAAGATACTTCCTGTTTGGAAAGGAAACCACCTAGTCTCAATCCCAtagatttcttttttattttgttttttaaataaaatctcTCCTAAAATTTTTTAGCAAGAGTTTTTTGTTTCTCCTAAAGATTCCTAGTGAGAATTTTCTATTATTCTAGGAATTTCTAGTGAGATTTTTGTGTAGTCTTTTCTCATTTTGTTGTTAGATctgaatttatttcaaatttagttttatatatgaaatttttttagatCTTGGATCTATTTCGACAGATCTCATCATCATTATTAGAGTTTAAAACAGTTGATTAACAGATCCAACGATTATAATATACACAGAAGAGAGCCACAGCGATTTATCTTCTTAGAAGGCTTTTTGAAAATTCTTATAATTTTTAGATCTgtttataatttttcaaatctttgTATTTATTAAATTGCATATTTGTTATTTCTACTGTATGTTTATTCTACCATTAGTGCAGATTTATATGATGTAAATCACATTGTGCTAGAcaatttctagatattttgttattgaaattcactttttatcaaaaaaatctATAAAAAATTTCATTCATGGGTCCTAATTAGATTTTCTGTCCAAGctatgctaaaaaaaaaagtttaatttcACTTTGCTCTCTTGAATTTCCTAACTAAATTTAGGAAACTTTGCTCCTAAAGTTTTAAATTCTTTCTACTTTAGTCCAGTTGTTAACCAAATGTACAAAACCAAAAGGAATTGCTGGCACTCTCAGTTAATGAAATTAATATTCTAATTTGAGCAGTAAGGTAATCAAGAGTAGCAACTAGCCTACTAAAAATTGGACTAAAGTAGGATGAGTTTAAAATTTCGAGGAGTAAAAGCATTTCAAACTAAAATTTTAAGGACCAAAGTGAGACTCAAGGTATAATAATTCAAGAGTATTGAATTGATAAAAACTCGAGAAAAAAATAACACGACCGTGTGGAAAGAAAAagctaaaaataaataaataagtaaatgaGTGAACCAATTATAAGAGAAGAATATGTAATCCAATCAAAGGCTGGGACCAAACCTAGCTCCATAGGAAATATGGGGGGGCACACCACATTTATACGAACGTTGTAAATTGGTACATCTTCAATATCATGCCACATGACTTGTGGACGTGCAGACAACGTGGTACATCACCACCACTATTATGGTAAATAAAATTTGACACATCCTAAACAAGCTTTTTTCCTTCCGATGGAAAAGCAAGAGGGAGATTTGGAACTAAAAATACCTAAGCAGAGAGTTGCCTAATCATGTTTACCACCATTGGTGCACGAAGCATCCATCTTTTCTGAGTTTGGCATACAAATTCATGCATTGAGCATATGACCTCTTGTGCCTATTGGTCTTCTCACCAGAACAGCATTTGATCCAACGATCATAATGGCATTCCAAGAACAACtcatcaatcaaacaaaaagcACCACTTTCTACCAATCTATTCATCAAATCAAATTCGGAACCCTCAATATCCATTTTCATTACCACAAAATCCCTCTTTGAAAAAGTTCTTATCAGCCAATCAGCAAGATCCAAAGCCTCAACCTTATACACCTTGTCTATGTTCTCCCTGTCCTCAGTTGATAACTGCTTCGGTTGAATCCTGCCCATCTCTGCCCATTGCAGCCCTACATTATCGGGTTCTCGGTCGATTTCAAACGACAAGGTCTCATTCCTCACCCATGCAGCATAAGGCATCAGCTTCACCCCTTTCTTTCCTTCGTACTCTCCATAAAAAGACTTATCAGCCTCAAATGCATAGACTTCAAAAGTCTTGTTCTGCTTTGGATATTGCTTTTCGAACCAACTCCCGATACTTGAATCGTAGTTTCTGGCTCCAAGATCCACATAGATGTGCCTCTCCTTATATCTTAAATCAACCATGGAAGAAAGGTACTGGATACCGTCTGCGTTTTTCCCCAGACCATCCCAAGACCAAGAGTCTTGTGGCTCTTCCATCACCAATGGCTCAAGATCGTTGATCAGGTCTCTTTTGTACTTTGGGACCTTGCACTTATCTGATGATTCCAACTGGCTAGGGCTAGAATGCTTGTTTGCTTTCTTCAGAACAAATTCATGCAAAGAAGGGAGTGCAAACTCCTTGAATTTGATGTCGCGCGAAGCCTTTAACGTGAAACAGGTAAACAAGTTAATGAAAGAGTTGTAAGTATACTCATCATTAACAGCAATGTGAACAACCAAATATCCTCCTACTTTCAGTGTCCTGCAAATCTGAGCAATTGTTTCTGAAGGATGGACCGACCAATCAAACCAACTGCTATAGCCAAAAAACTCGAAATCAAAGGTATTGTTATGAAAGGGATCATGGTTTAAGCCATGTTCTGAGGCTCTGAGTGCTGCCTCAGAAATCCCAAATGCATCAATGACTCCAATGTTCCTTAGAGCCATTACATCATGACCACTTATACTTTCAATGCATAAAGCTTTAGAGCTTGGTAACAAGAAACCTTCAGCCATCAAACGCTGGAAAACTGTGTTGTAGTAATGAACTGCTTTGGTCAGGTGGCTAGAACCAGCTGAAGACTGATTCTCCAATTTGGATAAATGGGAATTGAATTTTTCGTTGTGTAATCCATCTTTGATGATGGCTAAAaccaaaatgatgaaaatgagaATAAAGTAAGGAAGGACTTGAGGGAAGATTGCTTTCCTTGAATTTAATCTTCTCCTGAAAGGGTCCATTAGTGCAGGTTGCAGCAGAGGAGTGGAACTTTGGAACTTAAAAAGTGAAAAACTTGATAggcaaaaagtttttcaattggAACACTGGGAATCTTCTGAGAAGCATAGAAACATTAAAATAACTGAAGAGGTACGTGGGATCATTGGACAAGTGAATTTTGCACCACTCGATCTTAAAATCGAGAAAAAAATATGTGGTACCATCAGATAGGGCTCAATAATTTACGTTTGTCGAAAGCAGGTGGTCCCTGGAAATTAAATTCATCCCGGGAAGCAACCAATAATTGCAACTTTTTACATTTTGTCAGAGAAAAATGTTAGCACAAAAAAGTATGCAGCAGAAAACAACAACACGCGGTGGAAGACATCTCAAAAATCTCTAAATCAATAAGCAAGAAGGCAACAGGAATCGAACCCAAAGCTGTTAATATTCCAGGCTTGAACAAGGAAGAGAGGATCGAGAATAAGCATCTCTGTAGCAAAACTAAATTTtattgaaataaatgaatcCTTATGTCTGTTTTGCGCACCTAAGACAATCCAATCGAAATTACTAGACAACAAATTCAATTCTAAAGCTATTAAACTTCTAAATATATAGTTTAGTTTAATTATTCTAACAAAAACTAACTAGGAGAGTAATGGTTTTTGCCACCGCTCCAACCTCACCAAAATCACTAGACTATAGTTTACATTTGGTATTACGAAATTTTTGTTGGTATGATATATTGGAAAAATGTCCACAAACGAATTTAAGTTGTTGGATTAAGGGTGAGCAGCCATTGAACCAACTATAAAACTACTTTTGATAAATCGGTTTCATCACCCAAGCCACCGGCAGGCTTTTGTTTCACGACAAATACTTGGGTAGACTCGGCCGATATAATCACATCCCATTCGTAGAACGAGTGGTCCAGAATATCGCATCGTCAATGCGAATTTAATACTTAGAAATCAAAATGTTTCCCTGCCTCTCTACCAGCCATCCCGATCCATCACGACGCTGATTGAATCAAGAAGCTCTTCTCTCAAGGCTTTTGGTATCCCTTTTGTGCCTTCCATTCTTATTCTTGATGGCAAACATCCCAACTGAATAGTGGTCAACAGAATATCGCATCGTCAATGCGAATTTAATACTTAGAAATCAAAATGTTTCCCTGCCTCTCTACCAGCCATCCCGATCCATCACGACGCTGATTGAATCAAGAAGCTCTTCTCTCAAGGCTTTTGGTATCCCTTTTGTGCCTTCCATTCTTATTCTTGATGGCAAACATCCCAACTGAATAGTGTTCATGTACTCATATACAACGATCCGACtaccccctttttttttccctctttttctgTCTTTATAACATCAACCAACTTTGCCTTACGAATCAGGTTTATATAAGGGGGAAAAAGAGCTAAGCCATTCGAAGTTGAAATTCATTCTTAAAATCACATGAGAAAGGAGACAGAGCGAAAAAAAAGGGGTAATAGAAAAGAACTTGGGGCAGAAAATTTTGGgagaaaagaggaagaaagtAAATCAGAAAAGTTTTTGCCTTGTTTCAGAGGTTAGgccaaaaatcactaaaaacaTTCTGGATTCGAGTTGATTTTGGATAAAAACCGAGGTATTTACATATCTACCTACCTTCAAAAATATATCGATGatgtaagtaaataaatttttaatgtttaatgTTTAAATTTGTTATTTAAGGCCTACATCTGTTGTATTAGTTCAATCGACAACCTAGTCCCAACACGACCGACCTTTAAATGGAGAACCTGGAAATGATATCACAATTGCCTCGTGAATCATCcgtcattttcttcttttttgctttttttccttttagttaAACAATTTTCGTCGAAAATGGGAGGGACACAAACTTATGGTTCAGCGTCTCTATTCTCCAATCCTTGAATGTGATGGTGGAGTACGACTTAAAGTGGGTCCCAATTGTTGTGCGAGGATCCAGGATTCATCGCTCATGGTTCATGATGAGAAAATTGTGAAAGGAAttgatttaaaataaaatagtttacACCGTCCTCATATTTCGTCTAACGTATTTTTTTGTCctttacttttaaaatattaaatttacgTTCTTTATAAATTCGAATTAGCAAATTTGATTCCCTTAAGTTTCTGATCATTTTTTTAACTTGAAATCACCACGTAACTCGTATAttatcattttttatgcataaaAAGGTCAAATCTTACTTTTTTTaatgacaaaaaataaatataaattcaaTCAATCTCACATTTTTAGATAAAAAATGAATATAGCTCGATTCGGGTGCTAGTTTCAAGTAGCAGTTATGTCGTACAATACACGGATAAAATATAATAGATGTAGACATTAACACATTACCATGTGTTAACACCACTATTAATGTATTTACTGATAtaatgtttgcatgttcattttATCTTTAAATTTGTTCTTTAAGGCCTAGACTTAACATGGCCGACCCTTAAACGTAGAAACTTGGAAATTGTATCATAATCGCCTCGTGAATTCTCTGTCATTTTCTTagctttctttttttactttaaGTAAAACAATTGTTGTccggaaaaaaagaaaagaaaaaaaaacttatggTTCAGCGTCTCTATTCTTCAATCCCTTTTTGTGATGGAGTGCGACTTAAAGTGGGATCCCACTTGTCGTGCGAAGCTTCACACGTTTTATGATGAGAAACGTGTGAAAGGAATTGATTTAACAGCCAAATTACTCCCCATAAAAAATTTCACAAGGGACAATGATCGAAGTCGAGATCCTATCGAcctaaaagattccaaatagaAAGTGGCTTGGCTTGGATTTACTTTGGAGGCAACGAATATAGTAATTTGTAATTTGTACATAGTTAGTCACTTGCGGAACAAGTATAATacaaaatattatatatatgcataatatacgaatttattttaaagagtTTGATTAAAAGTTCGACgtaaaaatatgattttggcAACACTGAATTCATATGCAAATGGTAGGGGAATTCGATAAATTGATTATGATTTTTGTAAATTACATTATACTAATAGAAATTTTAACTCTTATCCTTATGTATGAAATGTTGAATTAGCTAAAATATTATCGTTGCATTTTTTATATGTAATTTTCTTAGAAATTATTATCTACATCGTTGCTCTTTTGTTTACAACTTGAAGATGTCATTATCCTTATACGAAACTTTAATGTTTTCAAAAATTGGAGTATGATTCGTGAAGTATGATACTTTAAAAGTTTATTACGTGTTTCACACAATTGTTTGAAAAAGATGAGCATTTTGTGAAGTATATTTTGAATGTACGAAatgcaaaatttttaaaaattatacatacGAATATAATGCGTGTATTTACTATTATGGTGTGTATTGATACTATTTGGATCTTTATTAGAATTCAGatctttttattatttagaattttttgagaaattctttTTCTTGGTCACTTTAAAACACTTTTTGCTTCACGATAATTGTTTTTCTAGGCCACGATAACTATTTACACATGTCTTCCATGTGAAAGTATCAACAATAATTCAAGTCCTCTGTACGTTACATTGCATTATAGACGACTTGGGCCCTCACAAGCTCCACTTTAAACTGGTTGTATGAGTCTTAACAATATTTGGTACAAAGTATATAGTTTTGAtataatcataatttttatgcaattataaattcaaattttacaccAATATTGTACCAGT from Coffea eugenioides isolate CCC68of chromosome 8, Ceug_1.0, whole genome shotgun sequence encodes the following:
- the LOC113780678 gene encoding uncharacterized protein LOC113780678, whose amino-acid sequence is MDPFRRRLNSRKAIFPQVLPYFILIFIILVLAIIKDGLHNEKFNSHLSKLENQSSAGSSHLTKAVHYYNTVFQRLMAEGFLLPSSKALCIESISGHDVMALRNIGVIDAFGISEAALRASEHGLNHDPFHNNTFDFEFFGYSSWFDWSVHPSETIAQICRTLKVGGYLVVHIAVNDEYTYNSFINLFTCFTLKASRDIKFKEFALPSLHEFVLKKANKHSSPSQLESSDKCKVPKYKRDLINDLEPLVMEEPQDSWSWDGLGKNADGIQYLSSMVDLRYKERHIYVDLGARNYDSSIGSWFEKQYPKQNKTFEVYAFEADKSFYGEYEGKKGVKLMPYAAWVRNETLSFEIDREPDNVGLQWAEMGRIQPKQLSTEDRENIDKVYKVEALDLADWLIRTFSKRDFVVMKMDIEGSEFDLMNRLVESGAFCLIDELFLECHYDRWIKCCSGEKTNRHKRSYAQCMNLYAKLRKDGCFVHQWW